The genomic interval GGCCCGCCAGGCCTGGCGGACGTCCCTCGCCGGCCTGGACGCCCCGACACTGGTGGCCGAGCCCGACCCGGACCGCGCGCCGCGGGTGCCCGAGCGACTCGACGTGGATCTCCCCACCGAGCTGGGCGGCGAACTGCTCCGCTACACCCGCTCCGCCGGACTGACGATGAACACGGTGGTCCAGGCGGCCTGGGCGCTGGCGCTCAACGTGCTGACCGGACGGGACGACGTCGTCTTCGGCGCGACGGTCTCAGGCCGTCCGGCGGACCTCCCCGGCGTCGAATCCATGATCGGCCTGTTCATCAACACCGTCCCGGTGCGCGTGCGGCTCGACCCCGCGGAGCGCCTCGGCGCGCTGCTGCGCCGGATCCAGGCGGACCAGGCCGAGCTGCTGGACCACCACCATCTCGGCTTGGCCGAGATCCAGCGGCTCGCCGGGCACGGCGAACTGTTCGACACGCTCGCCGTCTTCGAGAACTACCCCTATGACGAGGACGCGGCCCCGGTCACCTCGATCGCGGTCGAGGACGTGGGTGGCGGCGACGCCACGCACTATCCGCTGGTCCTCGCCTTCCAGCCCGGCGTGGACGCGTCCTTCACCCTGCGGTTCCGCGACGACGTGCTGGAGCGGGAACAGGTCCGCGGAATCGGCGGCTGGTTGCTGCGGATCCTGTGGGAGATCGCCACCCGTCCCGATTCCCGGGTCGGTTCCCTCGACGTTCTCGGCGGCCTCGACCGCCGTCGGGTGTTGGGTGTTTGGGGTGTGGCTGGTTGTTCGGTGGAGCCGGTGTCTTTTGGTGGGTTGTTTGGGGTGCGGGTGGCTGAGGGTGCGGG from Parafrankia discariae carries:
- a CDS encoding condensation domain-containing protein produces the protein MSRQSGLREVLPLTPLQEGLLFHALVDTDGPDVYSVWLGLELTGELDPAALRAAGQGLLDRHPNLRAAFRQTGGGRAVAAVPTRVALPWRVVDLGVVEADRREAEWERLVATEQARRFDLGRPPLLRMTLVRFGARRHRLLITHHHILLDGWSMPLLIDELMRLHATGGDATALPEPVPFRNYLAWLAGQDPAEARQAWRTSLAGLDAPTLVAEPDPDRAPRVPERLDVDLPTELGGELLRYTRSAGLTMNTVVQAAWALALNVLTGRDDVVFGATVSGRPADLPGVESMIGLFINTVPVRVRLDPAERLGALLRRIQADQAELLDHHHLGLAEIQRLAGHGELFDTLAVFENYPYDEDAAPVTSIAVEDVGGGDATHYPLVLAFQPGVDASFTLRFRDDVLEREQVRGIGGWLLRILWEIATRPDSRVGSLDVLGGLDRRRVLGVWGVAGCSVEPVSFGGLFGVRVAEGAG